DNA from Marinagarivorans cellulosilyticus:
ATGGATAATCGGCACACCTAAAAAGGCGCTATAGCGCTCTTCGCCGGTTTCGGGAAAGTATTCGTATTTGGGATGAGTTTCGGCTTGATCGAGGTTAACCGGCTCTTCGCGCGAAGCGACAAGCCCAACCAAACCGTGGCCGCGCGATAAAATAACATGCCCAACCGCTTCAGGGTTTAGCCCCTCGGTTGCCATAAGCACATACTTATCATGCCGGTTACGCAGGTAGATAGAACACACCTCCGTCGCCATTGTCTTTTTCACACGCTGGACGATAATGCTCAATACCGCGGGTAAATCTCTCGCAGAATTAACTTCTTGCACAATACTCCGCAGGGATGTGAGCATTAACCGTGCCTCTCACGCCAACTAGCTTCTTCATAATTAGCGTGGGCAGGCGCTAGCTCACGCATAGCGCGGCGGTATACATCACGCTTAAAGTTGACCACGCGGTTCAATGGGTACCAATAACTCACCCATTCCCAAGTATCAAACTCGGGATTGCCATCACCGCTTAAATCTATGGCATTATCAGCACCGTTGTACTCCAGCAAAAACCACTTTTGTTTTTGGCCAATACAAACCGGCTGCTGTTGTCGCACAAACCGCTTAGGCAAGCGGTATCGCAACCAACCTCTAGTAACATCCACTACCGATACTTGCTCAGGGCTTAAACCTACTTCTTCTTTAAGCTCACGGTATAAAGCCTGCTCAGGGGTTTCATCCGACTTAATACCACCTTGCGGGAATTGCCATGCATTCTGGCCACCAATACGCCGCGCCCAAAGCAGCTTGCCTTGGGTATTCATTAGCATTATGCCCACATTTGGGCGAAAGCCTTCGGCGTCAATCACGCGATCCCCTTACGGTGTTGTTATAATCATCGAGCTATTGTTTCACAATATAGCTGAATACAGCAATTTGCGATTCAGCTTATATTCAGCTTTATTGCATAATGTTGCAACAATGCATTTATTGTTCAGCACACAACTAGATACTTAATATTAAGGAGCCCTCTTGACCCTTGCCCTGTTCGACCTCGACAACACCCTATTAAAAGGTGACAGCGACCACGCTTTCGGAGAGTTTCTGTGCCAAAAAAACGTTGTTGACAGCGAACACTTTAAACGTGCCAACGATCAGTTTTACCTCGATTATCAACGGGGTACTCTGGACATTAGCGCTTATATTAAGTTCGCTCTTAGCCCATTAACAACTCTTTCGGCCGCCAAACGCTTTGCACTGCAAGCTGAGTTTATGACCGATATTGTCGAACCCATGATCCTGACAAAGGGTGTAGAGCTGCTCAATAAACACCGCCGCGAAGGCCACACCATTGTAATTATCACTGCAACAAACCGTTTTGTGACAGGCCCCATTGCTCGCCGCCTAGGGGTTAGCCATTTAATCGCTACCGAGCCAGAAGTCATCGACGGGCGCTATACCGGTAAGCATACCGGCACACCGTGTTTTCAGGAGGGCAAAATTAGTTGCTTAAACCTATGGTTGAGTGAACATAATGAATCATTAGCCGACAGTTATTTTTACAGCGACTCCGCAAACGACTTACCTTTGCTAAAGTTAGTAACTTACCCTGTTGCGGTCGACCCCTGCCCTCGCTTAAGCGAGTACGCACAAAAACACGCCATGCCAATAATTAGCCTGCGCTAAACAGCTTCAGCTCCGCCGCCCTCAAGGATTGTTATGCCATTGCTCCGACGCTTTAGAATGTTAATGCTTGCAGCACTGTGTGGCGGCGCCCTGATCGGCTGCGGCAGCGACGGCCCTGCGGTATCTTCCGCTACAACCGATACCCCTTCACCATCACAACCTTTACCGTTAGTTGCACCGCATAATCAAACCATTACGCTCTGGCAAAACCAGCAATTACAAATTAGCAACGCAATTAGCCAAGCCCAAGCACTGGAACAACAGCTACAGCAACTCCTCAAAGAGCCCGACGCTGAGCATTTGCTAGCCTCGCAACAGCAATGGCTATTGGCCGCCGACGCCATAGAGGCACTCGCTTTAATCGGCCCCCTCGGTAGAGCGACGCACAACGCGCAATGGCGAGAAATCAACCAAGCATTCGACTTTATTTCTGTGTGGCCCGCTCAACTGGGCTACCTCGATGAAAACGAGCAACATGGAAAAACCGGGCTAATTTACGATATTGATACCGCTATTAATGCCGAAAACTTACGCCATCAACACGGCTTAACCCACGTTCAGGATGCTAGCCTGGGCATATACCCTCTCGGCTTGATTTTGTGGGGAGCGGGCGACAATAGGGTTGGCTCCGATTTCACGCAATCGCAATCGCTTAACGAAAGCGAGCTGCGAATGGGCTACAGCTCTACCCACGAGCTTGCCAATAACCGGCGGCGCCAACTCATTCAACTACAGGCACAACTCTTAGTTGAAGATTTAACCCAACTACACGCCGCTTGGGCACGCCGCGACCGCAACTCGGCCATTAATGCTATTAGCCAAGCCAGCATTGAGGAGCAACACAGTCAACATGTAAAAGCCGCCCTCGACTTGCTTACCCAACAATTGCTCGAGCTAAAAAGCGCCCCCTATAACGACGGTACTCACAACGAGCCCTCCTGGAACCTAGAGCGCAGAAACAAGCGCTGGCAAACACAATTGCAACAATTGGCGCACTGGCTTGCTCTACTAGATATCAACTACCTCGCAGAACCCATTTTGCAATTACAACAAGTTCTGAGTGCGCAATACGCCAATGCAGACCAAGCCGGCGAAAACCTGCCGCGCCCAGCGGACAGCGATATAGAAGCCAAGCTCGCTACTATGGCTTTGGCACTTAAAAAAACCATCGAAAATCGTCCACAACCGTAATCCGGCGCCACTATTTCACTACGTGTTGGAATCCGTGAGCTACTCTTAAAAGGACTCGCGCGACTTAGCGTTTCCCTTTACGCCCTATACTGATGTTGATGATTTTTCATGAGCCAAGAACTGACTCCAGAGCAAATTAAACACATTTTGCAAGGTATTGCGATACCGCCGCAGCCTCAGGTTATGGTCGACTTGCAGATGGAGCAGTGCTCACCCAAATGCACCGCCGAATCTATTGCTGCGCTGATCAGCCAAGACGTCGGACTTTCGGGCGCAATACTTAAAACCGTCAACTCACCTTTTTTTAAGCTCACAAATAAGATCACCTCAATAACTCAAGCGGTATCGCTGATGGGAATCAACAGCGTGGTCAACTTGGTGAATGCGCAATCCATTAAAGGCGCGCTATCCGATGAAGAAATCATCGCGCTGGGTGCTTTTTGGGATACCGCCATGGAAGTCGCCATGACAGCCGCCGTTGTTG
Protein-coding regions in this window:
- a CDS encoding imelysin family protein, with protein sequence MPLLRRFRMLMLAALCGGALIGCGSDGPAVSSATTDTPSPSQPLPLVAPHNQTITLWQNQQLQISNAISQAQALEQQLQQLLKEPDAEHLLASQQQWLLAADAIEALALIGPLGRATHNAQWREINQAFDFISVWPAQLGYLDENEQHGKTGLIYDIDTAINAENLRHQHGLTHVQDASLGIYPLGLILWGAGDNRVGSDFTQSQSLNESELRMGYSSTHELANNRRRQLIQLQAQLLVEDLTQLHAAWARRDRNSAINAISQASIEEQHSQHVKAALDLLTQQLLELKSAPYNDGTHNEPSWNLERRNKRWQTQLQQLAHWLALLDINYLAEPILQLQQVLSAQYANADQAGENLPRPADSDIEAKLATMALALKKTIENRPQP
- a CDS encoding HAD family hydrolase; the encoded protein is MTLALFDLDNTLLKGDSDHAFGEFLCQKNVVDSEHFKRANDQFYLDYQRGTLDISAYIKFALSPLTTLSAAKRFALQAEFMTDIVEPMILTKGVELLNKHRREGHTIVIITATNRFVTGPIARRLGVSHLIATEPEVIDGRYTGKHTGTPCFQEGKISCLNLWLSEHNESLADSYFYSDSANDLPLLKLVTYPVAVDPCPRLSEYAQKHAMPIISLR
- a CDS encoding RNA pyrophosphohydrolase, whose translation is MIDAEGFRPNVGIMLMNTQGKLLWARRIGGQNAWQFPQGGIKSDETPEQALYRELKEEVGLSPEQVSVVDVTRGWLRYRLPKRFVRQQQPVCIGQKQKWFLLEYNGADNAIDLSGDGNPEFDTWEWVSYWYPLNRVVNFKRDVYRRAMRELAPAHANYEEASWRERHG